The following coding sequences are from one Eucalyptus grandis isolate ANBG69807.140 chromosome 11, ASM1654582v1, whole genome shotgun sequence window:
- the LOC104424749 gene encoding cellulose synthase-like protein B4 isoform X1: protein MAIQSTSTPLYEKISLKNDGKRAVEIFILFLLVSLLTYRLVHLEDHGLEWQVALACESWFTFVWILVISTKWSPVSYKTYPHRILQRVSELPPVDVFVTTADPQLEPPIIIVNTVLSLMAVDYPAHKLACYVSDDGCSLLTFYSLMEAAKFAKLWVPFCKKYNIQLRAPFRYFAGDSTILSGEDCSLEFQQARDTMKDEYDKLSGKIEDASQGSVPSNFTGEFAAFSNTERKNHPTIIKIILENKGGHADELPHLIYISREKRPKHPHHYKAGAMNVLTRISGLMTNAPLMLNVDCDMYANNPQIVLHALCLLLGTKYERYCAFVQCPQYFYDGAKDDPFGNQLVVLQEYLVRGIVGIQGPVYGGTGCFHRRKVIYGSWPEDMKTEKKILTSNGELTKEKSLNGFGSSKQFIDSAAHALQGNPDHPKDLSSSLEVACQVASCTYEYNTDWGKKVGWMYGSTAEDILTGVAIHTKGWRSLYCSPNPPAFLGCAPSGGPASMTQQKRWATGLLEVLLSKRSPIYGTLFMHLHFRQCLAYLWVLIWALRSIPEFLYALLPAYCIMTNSHFLPKGQEPAIIISAAIFIIYNLYCLYEYFAIGLSIHAWWNNQRIQRITSTCAWSFGVLSVVLKLLGLSETVFEVTKKDQSTSSDSTNAELGRFTFDESPIFVPGTALLLVHLIATFTMLLGLRPQASRSSGSGMGEVICTMWVVLCFWPFFRGLFGKGKYGIPSTTIMKGAIVATIIAYLFRFTPTDWFEVRIDNRRYLYEIRHPYQWLEITLLFTKSTCFSRLRTIRWTCLDDPAKKTGHRSARSSSKQKESNIWHPIYVAPFQAMFAYLWILTWALGSIPEFLYALLPAYCVMTNSNFLPKGQEPQLS from the exons ATGGCCATTCAATCCACTTCCACCCCACTATATGAGAAGATAAGCCTGAAAAACGATGGGAAGAGGGCAGTCGAGATCTTCATCTTGTTTCTTCTCGTCTCCCTTCTCACGTATCGGCTTGTTCACCTCGAGGACCACGGACTTGAATGGCAGGTCGCGCTCGCGTGCGAGTCGTGGTTCACGTTCGTGTGGATTCTCGTCATCAGCACCAAATGGAGCCCCGTGAGCTACAAAACTTACCCTCACCGTATCTTGCAAAG GGTAAGCGAGCTTCCTCCCGTGGACGTGTTTGTCACAACGGCAGATCCGCAGCTAGAGCCTCCGATCATCATCGTGAACACAGTCCTCTCTTTAATGGCGGTAGACTATCCAGCTCATAAGCTGGCGTGCTATGTCTCTGACGATGGCTGTTCGCTATTGACCTTCTACTCTCTAATGGAAGCTGCAAAGTTCGCAAAGCTCTGGGTTCCGTTTTGTAAGAAGTACAATATTCAATTGCGAGCCCCATTCCGGTACTTCGCCGGCGACTCAACCATATTGTCTGGTGAAGACTGCTCATTGGAATTCCAACAAGCACGGGACACAATGAAG GATGAGTACGACAAGCTGAGCGGGAAGATAGAAGATGCGTCCCAAGGATCGGTCCCATCTAATTTTACTGGGGAGTTCGCCGCTTTCTCTAACACAGAACGTAAGAATCACCCCACCATTATCAAG ATCATACTGGAAAACAAAGGAGGTCATGCAGATGAATTGCCACATCTGATCTACATATCACGAGAAAAGCGGCCAAAGCACCCACATCATTACAAGGCGGGAGCCATGAATGTCCTG ACCAGAATTTCAGGACTCATGACGAATGCACCATTGATGCTGAATGTCGACTGCGACATGTACGCCAACAATCCGCAGATTGTTCTTCATGCTTTGTGTCTCCTTCTTGGCACAAAGTATGAGAGATATTGTGCATTTGTTCAATGCCCACAGTACTTCTATGATGGAGCAAAGGACGACCCATTTGGAAATCAACTAGTGGTCCTACAAGAA TATTTGGTACGAGGAATAGTAGGAATTCAAGGACCCGTCTATGGAGGAACAGGATGCTTTCATCGCCGGAAAGTAATCTACGGGTCATGGCCAGAGGACATGAAGACcgaaaagaaaattcttaccTCTAATG GAGAATTAACCAAGGAAAAATCACTAAATGGTTTTGGAAGTTCAAAACAATTCATTGACTCCGCTGCTCATGCTCTACAAGGCAATCCagatcatcccaaagatctttcAAGCTCTCTTGAAGTAGCATGTCAAGTTGCTAGTTGCACCTATGAATACAATACTGATTGGGGTAAAAAG GTTGGTTGGATGTACGGATCGACGGCGGAAGATATCCTCACGGGAGTGGCCATCCATACCAAGGGTTGGAGATCACTCTACTGCTCACCAAACCCACCGGCTTTTCTTGGTTGCGCACCATCTGGTGGGCCTGCCTCGATGACCCAGCAAAAGAGATGGGCCACGGGCCTGCTCGAAGTTCTATTGAGCAAAAGGAGTCCAATATATGGCACCCTATTCATGCATCTCCATTTCAGGCAGTGTTTGGCGTACTTGTGGGTCCTAATTTGGGCACTGAGGTCCATACCTGAGTTCTTGTATGCTCTCCTGCCAGCTTATTGTATCATGACCAACTCCCACTTCTTGCCCAAG GGACAAGAACCAGCTATCATAATTTCAGCTGCCATTTTCATCATCTACAACCTATATTGTTTATACGAGTACTTCGCCATTGGCTTGTCAATACATGCGTGGTGGAATAACCAAAGAATACAGCGAATAACATCTACATGTGCTTGGTCATTTGGAGTCTTGAGTGTTGTACTCAAGCTCTTAGGACTATCGGAGACAGTATTTGAAGTAACCAAGAAAGACCAATCTACATCTAGTGATAGCACCAACGCCGAACTTGGGAGGTTCACCTTTGATGAGTCCCCAATTTTTGTACCAGGCACTGCTCTTCTACTGGTGCACCTGATAGCAACATTTACAATGTTGTTAGGGTTGCGCCCCCAAGCATCCAGAAGTAGCGGCTCTGGCATGGGAGAGGTGATCTGTACTATGTGGGTGGTTCTGTGTTTCTGGCCATTTTTTAGGGGTTTGTTTGGGAAAGGAAAATATGGGATTCCCTCGACTACGATAATGAAGGGAGCTATCGTAGCAACCATTATTGCTTACTTATTTAGATTCACACCCACAG ATTGGTTTGAGGTACGGATCGATAACAGAAGATATCTTTACGAGATTCGCCATCCATATCAATGGTTGGAAATCACTCTATTGTTCACCAAATCCACCTGCTTTTCTAGGCTGCGCACCATCCGGTGGACCTGCCTTGATGACCCCGCAAAAAAGACGGGCCACAGGTCTGCTCGAAGTTCTAGTAAGCAAAAAGAGTCCAATATATGGCACCCTATTTATGTAGCTCCATTTCAGGCAATGTTTGCATACCTATGGATCCTAACTTGGGCACTGGGATCGATACCGGAGTTCTTATATGCTCTCCTACCAGCTTATTGTGTAATGACCAACTCCAACTTCTTGCCCAAG GGACAAGAACCTCAGCTATCCTAA
- the LOC104424749 gene encoding cellulose synthase-like protein B4 isoform X2, producing the protein MAIQSTSTPLYEKISLKNDGKRAVEIFILFLLVSLLTYRLVHLEDHGLEWQVALACESWFTFVWILVISTKWSPVSYKTYPHRILQRVSELPPVDVFVTTADPQLEPPIIIVNTVLSLMAVDYPAHKLACYVSDDGCSLLTFYSLMEAAKFAKLWVPFCKKYNIQLRAPFRYFAGDSTILSGEDCSLEFQQARDTMKDEYDKLSGKIEDASQGSVPSNFTGEFAAFSNTERKNHPTIIKIILENKGGHADELPHLIYISREKRPKHPHHYKAGAMNVLTRISGLMTNAPLMLNVDCDMYANNPQIVLHALCLLLGTKYERYCAFVQCPQYFYDGAKDDPFGNQLVVLQEYLVRGIVGIQGPVYGGTGCFHRRKVIYGSWPEDMKTEKKILTSNGELTKEKSLNGFGSSKQFIDSAAHALQGNPDHPKDLSSSLEVACQVASCTYEYNTDWGKKVGWMYGSTAEDILTGVAIHTKGWRSLYCSPNPPAFLGCAPSGGPASMTQQKRWATGLLEVLLSKRSPIYGTLFMHLHFRQCLAYLWVLIWALRSIPEFLYALLPAYCIMTNSHFLPKGQEPAIIISAAIFIIYNLYCLYEYFAIGLSIHAWWNNQRIQRITSTCAWSFGVLSVVLKLLGLSETVFEVTKKDQSTSSDSTNAELGRFTFDESPIFVPGTALLLVHLIATFTMLLGLRPQASRSSGSGMGEVICTMWVVLCFWPFFRGLFGKGKYGIPSTTIMKGAIVATIIAYLFRFTPTVHQLCCSCFTGQFGSCQRSFKLS; encoded by the exons ATGGCCATTCAATCCACTTCCACCCCACTATATGAGAAGATAAGCCTGAAAAACGATGGGAAGAGGGCAGTCGAGATCTTCATCTTGTTTCTTCTCGTCTCCCTTCTCACGTATCGGCTTGTTCACCTCGAGGACCACGGACTTGAATGGCAGGTCGCGCTCGCGTGCGAGTCGTGGTTCACGTTCGTGTGGATTCTCGTCATCAGCACCAAATGGAGCCCCGTGAGCTACAAAACTTACCCTCACCGTATCTTGCAAAG GGTAAGCGAGCTTCCTCCCGTGGACGTGTTTGTCACAACGGCAGATCCGCAGCTAGAGCCTCCGATCATCATCGTGAACACAGTCCTCTCTTTAATGGCGGTAGACTATCCAGCTCATAAGCTGGCGTGCTATGTCTCTGACGATGGCTGTTCGCTATTGACCTTCTACTCTCTAATGGAAGCTGCAAAGTTCGCAAAGCTCTGGGTTCCGTTTTGTAAGAAGTACAATATTCAATTGCGAGCCCCATTCCGGTACTTCGCCGGCGACTCAACCATATTGTCTGGTGAAGACTGCTCATTGGAATTCCAACAAGCACGGGACACAATGAAG GATGAGTACGACAAGCTGAGCGGGAAGATAGAAGATGCGTCCCAAGGATCGGTCCCATCTAATTTTACTGGGGAGTTCGCCGCTTTCTCTAACACAGAACGTAAGAATCACCCCACCATTATCAAG ATCATACTGGAAAACAAAGGAGGTCATGCAGATGAATTGCCACATCTGATCTACATATCACGAGAAAAGCGGCCAAAGCACCCACATCATTACAAGGCGGGAGCCATGAATGTCCTG ACCAGAATTTCAGGACTCATGACGAATGCACCATTGATGCTGAATGTCGACTGCGACATGTACGCCAACAATCCGCAGATTGTTCTTCATGCTTTGTGTCTCCTTCTTGGCACAAAGTATGAGAGATATTGTGCATTTGTTCAATGCCCACAGTACTTCTATGATGGAGCAAAGGACGACCCATTTGGAAATCAACTAGTGGTCCTACAAGAA TATTTGGTACGAGGAATAGTAGGAATTCAAGGACCCGTCTATGGAGGAACAGGATGCTTTCATCGCCGGAAAGTAATCTACGGGTCATGGCCAGAGGACATGAAGACcgaaaagaaaattcttaccTCTAATG GAGAATTAACCAAGGAAAAATCACTAAATGGTTTTGGAAGTTCAAAACAATTCATTGACTCCGCTGCTCATGCTCTACAAGGCAATCCagatcatcccaaagatctttcAAGCTCTCTTGAAGTAGCATGTCAAGTTGCTAGTTGCACCTATGAATACAATACTGATTGGGGTAAAAAG GTTGGTTGGATGTACGGATCGACGGCGGAAGATATCCTCACGGGAGTGGCCATCCATACCAAGGGTTGGAGATCACTCTACTGCTCACCAAACCCACCGGCTTTTCTTGGTTGCGCACCATCTGGTGGGCCTGCCTCGATGACCCAGCAAAAGAGATGGGCCACGGGCCTGCTCGAAGTTCTATTGAGCAAAAGGAGTCCAATATATGGCACCCTATTCATGCATCTCCATTTCAGGCAGTGTTTGGCGTACTTGTGGGTCCTAATTTGGGCACTGAGGTCCATACCTGAGTTCTTGTATGCTCTCCTGCCAGCTTATTGTATCATGACCAACTCCCACTTCTTGCCCAAG GGACAAGAACCAGCTATCATAATTTCAGCTGCCATTTTCATCATCTACAACCTATATTGTTTATACGAGTACTTCGCCATTGGCTTGTCAATACATGCGTGGTGGAATAACCAAAGAATACAGCGAATAACATCTACATGTGCTTGGTCATTTGGAGTCTTGAGTGTTGTACTCAAGCTCTTAGGACTATCGGAGACAGTATTTGAAGTAACCAAGAAAGACCAATCTACATCTAGTGATAGCACCAACGCCGAACTTGGGAGGTTCACCTTTGATGAGTCCCCAATTTTTGTACCAGGCACTGCTCTTCTACTGGTGCACCTGATAGCAACATTTACAATGTTGTTAGGGTTGCGCCCCCAAGCATCCAGAAGTAGCGGCTCTGGCATGGGAGAGGTGATCTGTACTATGTGGGTGGTTCTGTGTTTCTGGCCATTTTTTAGGGGTTTGTTTGGGAAAGGAAAATATGGGATTCCCTCGACTACGATAATGAAGGGAGCTATCGTAGCAACCATTATTGCTTACTTATTTAGATTCACACCCACAG TTCATCAATTATGTTGCTCATGCTTTACGGGGCAATTCGGATCATGCCAGAGATCTTTCAAGCTCTCTTGA